Genomic window (Chryseobacterium bernardetii):
TGGTTTTACTTTTAGTAGTGGGAGAAAAAAGCAGGCTGTCCTGATTTCCGCTAAAATAAATATCTTCAAAAATCTTTCTCTCAGGTTTTAATGTAATCACTTTTTCCTCACTCATAAAATTGTTGCTTTAAAAGCTACAAAACTAAGCTAAATATCCTCATATTGATCACTGATTGCTGAAAGTTTATTCATCAGTTCTCTGTTTCTCCGTTTTAAAGCGTCCAGTTTCTTCAGCATATTATGAATCACTTCCAAACCAGGAAGATTAATTTCAAGGTCATAATGCCAATTGGCAAACTTTTCCAAATCCGGAAGATCTTCATACATCAGATAATGAATATCATTTTCTATCTGTATGTTCAGCAGGCCATAATCTACAAGTTCATCAAAAAAAGTGATTTCTATATTATATATTCTTACGAGTTCTTCCCGTGATATTCTTTCATTCATAGCCTAGGAATTTTTAAGTTGTTCAAAAAGTTCTTTCTGCTTATCGGTAAGGTTAGTGGGCAGCTTCACTTCGTAGGTTACAAAAAGATCGCCGTGCTCGCTTTCTTTTTTATAGACAGGAAAACCTTTACCTTTCAGCCTTACCGTCATACCGCTTTGCGTTTCCGGTTTTACTTTAAGGTTAACACTTCCGTTTAGGGTATTTACCTTTACATCCCCGCCTAAAACTGCGGTATACAGATCAATAGCAACCTTTGTTTTAAGATCATCTCCTATCCTTTCAAAATCAGGATCTATTGGAATATTAAATGTGATGTAGAGATCCCCGTTTGGACCGCCATTTACTCCGGGGTTTCCATGACCTTTCAATTTGATCTTCTGCCCATCATAAACTCCGGCAGGAATTGTGATTCTTACTTTTTTACCATTGATTTCAAAAGTCTGCGGATGTGTTACTGCAGCATCTCTCAAATTCAGGGTTAATTCTGCCTGTACATCCTGACCTTTAAATTTTCCTGAAGCTCTGCCTCTTGAACTTCTACCAAATCCGCCGGCTCCGCCAAACATATTCTGGAAGAAGTCTGAAAAATCTTCGCCTTCACCAAAGTCTGCACCGGAGAAACCACCACCGTAGTTGTGTTGCTGCTGATATTGTCTTTGCTGTTGTTGAGCTTTTTCGTATTCTTCACCATGTTTCCAGTTTTCTCCGTACTTATCATACTTTGCCCGGTTTTCCGGATTACTGAGAACTTCATTGGCTTCGTTCAGCTCTTTGAATTTTCTTTCTGATTCTTTATCATCAGGATTAAGGTCCGGATGTAGTTTTCTGGCCAATTTCCGGTAAGCCTTTTTGATATCATCCTGGGTTGCACTTTTATCTACACCTAAAATTTTATAGTAATCTATATAAGCCATAGAAACGATGTTTACTCAAATTTATGAAATTTAGGTCTGAATATTGTATAACAAAGTGTTAAAAATAAAACTATCTTTGATAAAAACTACCGAATGAAAGAGGTACTGAAAAACTATTCCGGAATCTTATTTTTACTTCTGGGAATCACTATTGGAAGCATTATAGGAATTATTGCTCCCGGCTTGGTGGAATTTATAAAGCCATTAGGAGATATATTTCTGAACCTTCTCTTTGTAAGTGTTGTACCTCTGGTATTCTTTGCAGTATCCAATTCTATTGCATCTTTAGAGCAACAGTCTAAATTTGGAAAGATCATTCTTATCATGGCACTTACCTTTCTGTTTTTTATTCTGACTGCTGCTATTTTTACGATCTGCGCCGTGTATCTGTTTCCGGTTTCCGGAGTTTCCGGAAGTTCTGATATAATTGCAGAAGCAGCGAATGAAGATAGCTGGGGAAACAGGATTGTAAGCTTCTTTACTGTGGGAGAATTTACATCGTTGTTTTCCAGACAGAATATGCTGGCACTCCTTATTTTTGCTTTTATGACTGGTTTTGCAGCCCGAAAAACAGGAGAAGCAGGGCACCCTTTCAGGGTATTTATAGCATCAGGATATGAAGTGATGAAAGAGCTGCTGTTATTGGTAATGAAGATGGCCCCGGTTGGTCTGGGAGCCTATTTTGCTTACCAGGTAGCTACATTAGGGCCACAGCTTTTTGGATTCTATGCTAAACCTTTAGGATTATATTATATTGCAGGAATTATTTATTTTCTTGTTTTCTTTTCTATATATGCGTTTATGGCAAATGGACGGAATGGAGTGAAGAGTTTCTGGACCAATGCCATTTACCCGACTCTTACTGCTATAAGTACCTGCAGCAGTTTTGCTACCATGCCCGCCAATTTACAGGCTGCATCCAAGATCGGAATTCCGAATTCTATCGCTAACCTTGTCATTCCCATTGGGACAACTCTGCATAAAAACGGTTCTTCGATGTCTTCAATTATTAAAATCTATGTTGCTTTTTTAATTATTGGAAAAGATTTTTTTGATCCTGCCAACTTACTTTTAGCATTGGGAATAACCGTTTTTGTAAGTATTGTGGCTGGTGGAATTCCTAATGGCGGATATATTGGAGAAATGCTGATGATCTCGGTGTATAAGTTACCTCAGGAAGCTATTCCGGCGGTTATGATTATCGGCACCCTGGTAGATCCTTTAGCTACGGTTTTAAATTCTGTGGGAGATATTGTAGCAGCCATGTTTGTGAACCGGTTTGTCAAGGTTGATAAATGATATGGAATTATACATGAAATTTTTCCTGTGTCAGAAATAGAAGATTCAATCTAGATCATGACAACCGGTATGAAATGATATATAGTTACCCGATCTTAAAGTTATTCGCTGCGTTTTACAGATTCAAGGTTTTCGTATTCTTCTGGGCTAAAAAGTCTGTATTGCACTTTGAATGTTTTACCTAAAGGAGTTTCTAACGAGAAACCTCCTGGTCCGAACCCGTCCGTCACATCAAGTGTAAAATGAGAGTATTTCCAGTATTCAAAAAGATCACGGTCTATCCAGAACTCATGCCCGTTGATGGTTCCTATCATAGCATCATTCATCCTTGGAAAAAATCCTCCTTTTTCAAAACATTGCGGCTGGGTACCTTCACAGCAGCCTCCTGCCTGGTAAAACATCAGTTCACCATACTTTTCTTCAAGTTCCCGGATGACTTCCAGGGCTTTTTCTGTTGCCGAAAGTCTTGATATTTTCCCTTTCATTATCTTATCTGTTATTATATATAAAGGCAGCTATCATTATAAAAGATCCCGGTAAAATAAAATTTTAACCGGGATCAGTAGCATCATCTTTAATTTGAGCCTGCAATATCCAATACTATTCTGCCATCAATCTGGCCTTTTTTCATTTTATCAAATACATCATTGATATCTTCCAATTTTGCTGAGGTTACGGTAGCTTTTACAAGTCCTTCATTGGCAAAATCCAATGCTTCCTGCAAATCTTTTCTGGTTCCTACAATAGATCCTCTTACGGTAATTCTTTTTAAAACTGTTTCAAAAATAGGAAGTTCGAATGATCCGGGAGGCAGTCCGTTGAGAGCAATGGTTCCTTTTCTTCTTAAAACATCTATTCCCTGCTTGAACGCAATTGGAGAGACAGCAGTGATTAATGCACCATGCATTCCTCCTACTTCTTTATGCAGATATTCACCGGGATCTGTATTCTTCGCATTAACTACAAGGTCTGCCCCTAATTTTTTTGCAAGGTCAAGTTTATCATCTGCAACATCAATGGCAGCAACATGCATACCCATTGCTTTTGCGTACTGAACCGCTACGTGTCCCAAACCTCCGATCCCTGAAATGGCAACCCATTCTCCGGGTTTGGTTTCAGTTTCTTTTAGTCCTTTATAAACGGTTACTCCCGCACATAATATAGGTGCAATCTCAAGAAAATTCACGTCTGATTTTAGGTGCCCCACATATCTCGAATCTGCTATTACATATTCTGCAAATCCTCCGTCTACACTGTATCCTCCATTTTTCTGAGCTTCACAAAGAGTTTCCCATCCTGTAATGCAGTAATCGCAACAGCCACACGCGCTGTACAGCCATGGAACTCCTACAGCATCCCCCTCTTTTACAAAAGCTTCAGGTCCGCAAGCTACTACAATACCTACACCTTCATGCCCTGGAATAAGCGGCATTTTGGGTTTGGCAGGCCAATCTCCATCTACAGCGTGTAAATCTGTGTGACAAACGCCGCAGGCAATAACCTTTACAAGCACTTCATATCTTCCGGGTTCTCTTACAGGAACTTCTTCTATTTTCAGGGGCTGCCCGAAGCCTTGAACTACAGCAGCTTTCATTGTTTTTGGGATCATATTTTATTTTTTGAATGAGTTTATCAGGGTTATTTTGAGTAATTATCCAATTGTCCTCTAAAAAAATATTTTTTAGGGTAAAAGTTTAAATAAAGGACGCTACATACCCTGCGTGAGGGATAGTAAGGGCGGCGAGGGACGAGCCGGTACGCAATGCAATGAAGTACCGAAACAAAGTGAAGCCCTGAATAGCCCGACCGTTTGCCTTGGGAAAAGCCAAGGCAATCGGGCACGTCCTACATAATATTAAAAGAAACCTAACTTGTTTTTGTTGTACGAGATCAGCATATTTTTGGTCTGACGGTAATGATCCAGCATCATTTTATGATTCTCTCTTCCTATTCCGGATTGTTTATATCCGCCAAAAGGAGCACCTGCCGGATATGAGTGGTATTGGTTTACCCAAACTCTTCCTGCCTCAATCTGACGTGGAATATTATACAGCTGATGGGCGTCTCTCGTCCATACTCCCGCTCCCAGTCCATAAATGGTATCATTGGCAATTTTCACGGCCTCTTCTTCGTCTTTAAAGGTAGTAAAGGCCAGTACAGGACCGAAAATTTCTTCCTGGAAAATTCTCATTTTATTATTTCCTTTGAAAATCGTAGGCTGAATATAGAAACCATCCTCCAAGTCTTCTCCAAGGTGGTTGGCATCACCTCCCACCAATACTTCAGCTCCTTCATCTTTACCCAGCTGAATATAAGAAAGTATTTTTTCTTTCTGAATTTTTGAAGCCTGCGCTCCCATCATCACGGTTTTATCCAGCGGATTTCCTACTTTGATTGCTTTTACCCTTTCAATAACCCTTTCAATGAAAGCATCTGCTATTCCTTCCTGAACCAGCAGTCTTGACGGACATGTACAGATTTCTCCCTGGTTAAGGGCAAAAAGTACAGCACCTTCAATGGCTTTATCTAAGAATTCATCATCAGCATCCATCACGGAATTGAAAAATACGTTAGGGGATTTCCCTCCTAATTCCAGCGTCACAGGAATAATATTTTCAGTGGCATACTGCATCACCATGCGTCCTGTTGCCGTAGATCCTGTAAAAGCTGCTTTGGATACTTTAGGGTTAGTTACCAGAGCTCTTCCTAATTCTGCACCAAAGCCATTAACAATATTAATCACTCCGGCCGGCAGCAGATCTCCTATCAGCTCCATTAGAATCAGGATAGAAACAGGAGTACTTTCTGCGGGTTTTAAGACTACGCAGTTTCCTGCAGCTAATGCCGGAGCCAGTTTCCAGGTGGCCATAAGAATCGGAAAGTTCCATGGAATAATTTGCGCTATTACTCCCAGAGGTTCATGAACGATCAGGGAAACTGTATCTTTATCAAGTTCATTGTGTGATCCTTCTTCTGCACGGATGACGGATGCAAAATACCTGAAATGATCGATAGCCAGCGGAATATCTGCTGCTAATGTTTCCCTCACTGCTTTCCCGTTATCAATGGTTTCCACAGTGGCCAGATATTCTAAATTCTGTTCTATTCTGTCTGCAATTTTATTAAGGATGATACTTCTTTCTGTAGCCGAAGTATGCTTCCATGTCTGGAATGCTTTCTCCGCAGCATCTACAGCGAGTTCCAGGTCTTCTTTGGATGAATGGGCCACCTGGGTAAAATTCTTACCATCAACAGGTGAAACTACATCAAAATATTGTCCTTTAACGGGTGGAGTGAATTTCCCGTTAATATAATTATCGTATCTGCTTTTAAACTCAGGACGCTGTAGAAGAGTCGCTGATCTTGCTTCTGTAAGAGTGCTCATATTAGTATTATTTTTTATTTTGAATACTGCCAAATTACACGGATGTGATAAAAACCTATAGCACAATCGTATAAAAAAAGTGCAAAATAATACAGGAGGTCTAATTTTAGTATTTTATTAACAGCAACGTTGAGTCAAATTTTCTATATTTGAGTTACCAGTTTTATAAAAACATTTAGAAATGAACAACAATAGTAAGATTTTATTAAATACTCCCGAATTAAGCAAGGAAAACCAGCTATTGAGTCTTGTTGAAAACCAGACAAAGTTCAGTTTAAACAATTGTGAGTTCAGTATTTATGAGACTCATAAAGCTTCTTCCGGGGTAAGGCTTCATTTTGAAAATATTGCTTTTACAGCTATGCTGAGAGGTAAAAAACACATGAAACTGGATAACAAGACGAATTATTTTGATTACTTCCCGGGAGAAAGTATCCTTGTGGCACCCGGTGAAACTATGGTTATTGATTTTCCTGAGGCAGATGAAACTCCTACACAATGTATTTCTTTAAGCTTAAACCCTGATTTTATAGAAGATTCTCTTAATTATTTGAATTACCATCTCCCAAAAGTAGATGAAGTATCACAGTGGAATATTCAGCTGGATGAGTATTTTCTTTTTAATAATCAGGCACTGGCTTCTGCAACCAATAATATTATGAGAATAGCCATGGATGATAATTCGCAAAAGGATATTATGGCTGATTTTGCTTTGAAGGAACTTCTTATAAGGCTTATGCAGACACAGGCCAGAAGTATAGTGGAAAGAAATATTGTAAAAAATAAATCGAGAATTGGTTTTGCAGTTGATTATATTAAAAGGAATCTGCATCAGAAATTGTCGATAGAAAGTATTGCCAAGCTTGCCTATGTGAGCAAATCTAATTTCTTTAAGATGTTCAAAGATGAGCTGGGAACTTCTCCTAATGACTTTATTCTGCAGGAAAGAATCAATAAGGCTAAAGAATTGCTGGCTACCCAAAACAGTATAAAAGAAACGGCTTATCAAACCGGATTTTCGGATACGAATTATTTTACCAGGGTTTTTAAACAACTGGAAGGTATAACACCGAAGAGCTATCAGAACAGGATGCTTGTGCGGGAGTAAAATTCAGATTTGAGATGCGAGGTTCGTTCTACTCTTTTCACATAATTTAATTCTTTTATCATGCTTAAAATAAAGAAGAGCCCCATTTTCATGGAACTCTTCTTAAATATATTAAAAATATGAATTCTTAATATCCATCATTCTGCTTAATGTTAGGATTAGCCTGAATAGCATTGATTGGAATTGGCCATTGCCATAAGTAGCTGTTTGCATCCAGAGTCTGAACAAGTGCTTTTGAACCGTTACCGTCAGCAATATCACCCTTACCTGATCTCTGAACAGAAAGTCCTAATCTTTTCAGCGTGTACCATCTGTCATTTTCAAAAGCAAGCTCTAATCTTCTTTCTTTCAGGATAGCATCTAAAAGAGCTTTTCCAGCTTCTGTTCCAGGAGTGAATGAAGTATATCTTTCTTTTCTCAACTGGTTTAATAAAGTAAGAGCTGTTCCCTCGTCTCCTGATCTGTAAGATGCTTCTGCTACGTTAAGTAATACTTCAGCAGTTCTCAGATATTTAATTGGAACGATGTTAACCGGCCCACCGTTACCTGCATATTTTGTAATGTGATTGTACATTTTTTTGTTGTACAAAGCAGTAGTGAAGTAAGCCGTTTTTCTTACGTCATCATTAGAAAACATGTTGAAGAAAGCATAATCTGCAACAAATTCTGATCTGTACTGCCCGTCAATTAGCTGGTTGTAAGCAACCCCTACTGTATTACGCTCAGGTGCAGCATTTGAAATCTGGAATAAAACCCCATCGGTAATTTTAGCCAGTCCTTCATTTTCTTTCCAGATTCTGTTGAAGTTATCCAATGTTGTAACACTTGGTGAAAGTCCTAATGCCAATTGGCCATATTTTACAGTATTGGCATACTCTCCTTTATAAAGGTATACTCTTGATAATAATCCATATATGGCAGCTTTGCTGAATCTTCCTTTGTCAGCATCGTTCTGTGTAATTTTATCAGCAGCAAATAACAAGTCATTAATCACTTTCTTATAAGACTCATCTACTGATAAACTTCTGGATGAATTATTATTTAAAGGATTAAAAGATTCAGAATAATAAATTCCATATTGGTGTTGTGCTGTTGAATTCTGTGTAGGAATTACAGAATACGCTCTTAAGATATCAAAGTGAGCCGCTGCTCTGATCGCTCTGGCTTCTGCTTCTACATTATCTTTTTGAGTACCTGTTAATACTCCGTTATTTAAATAAGATAAAACGAAGTTAGCTCTGCTTACTACTGCATATGCCGCACTGAATAATCCTGTAGTCTGCGAATTATCTGAAGAGAATTCAAAATTGGAAGCTGAAGCATTAGAGTTTCTTCCTGCATCTGAAATGATAAGGTTATCGGTAGTAAGGTCACCCATAATAAGCTGGTTACCTGCATCACTAGTGTAATAACCTGTTCCTTTAAATGCAGTATAAGCTCCATCTAAAGCCTGTCTGAATGATTCAGGTCTGGTCATCGCCTGCTCTTCTGCCTCATTCACTGATGAAATCTGATCCAAATTTCTTTCGCAAGACGTTAACGATACAAAAACAGTCAACGCAGCTAAACTTATTGTTATTATATTCTTTTTCATAAAGCTATTCAATATTAAAATTCTAATTGCATTCCCACCATGATCGTTCTTACAGCAGGATAAGTATAAAGGTTAAATGATCCTGGAACAAATAATGATGCAGATTCAGCAGATCCTACAGAAATTTCCGGTTCTCCGTGGAAACTTGTTACTGTAAATAAGTTCTGCCCTTGTACAAACAATCTTAGTTTATTAATTGGCGCATCTTCTCCAAGCAACGTTTTATCAAATGTATATCCTAACGTAAGAGATCTTAATCTTAAGTAATCTGATTTTTCAATCCACTGATCAGAATCACGCATACCATTAGAATCCACTCTTTGGAATACTCCAGTATCACCTGGTTTTCTCCACATATTAGCAGCTGCCTGTGCCATGTTTCTTCCACCTTTAGCCTGAGTAGGGTCAACCGCAAGAGCATACATGTTGTTATAGGTATAACCTCCTAACTTGAATGTGAAATCTGCACTGAAATCGAATCCTTTATATTGAAGTGTAGTTCCGAAACCTCCAAAGCTTTTTGGGAAAGGAGATTTATCTGTAAGAGGAACAGCATCAGAAGCACTGTATTTTTCTGTAATGTTTCCTGCTTTATCATAATATTGGGCATTTCCATTATCTGGGTTTACTCCTGCAAATCTAACGCTATAGAATGCATATGGAGACTCACCTACTTTAAGATAAGTATATCCTAGGTTTCTTTCAGTTTGTCCTTCTGCCAGCTTATCAAGAGTTGATTTCTGGAAAGAGATATTAGCACGTACCGTCCATTGGAAATCTTTCTTTCTCATCACATCTACGCTTAATTCAGCTTCAAGACCTTTCTGAGTCATATCACCAGCATTGATATACTGATAGTATGAACCTTCCTGCTTATCTAATGGTACTAATTGTACGAAATCTTTTCTCTTATTTTGATAAACTTCTACGGATCCACGAATTCTTCTCTTCCACATTACAAAGTCAACCCCTGCGTTAGTTACCGCATTAGATTCCCATTTCAGATTCTGGTTACCAACAATATAAACTTTTTCAGTGTTGTTATAAGTTCCAGGGAATAAAGCTGCGTTATTTCCGTATAAATCGAAACCAACATTGGCTACGTTGTAATAGTCAGATAATGAACCGTCATTTCCTGTTGTTCCGTAAGAAGCTCTAAGTTTCAAATCGTTGATGAAACCTCCTTTCATGAAATCTTCTTTCGCAATGTTCCAAGCAGCACTTGCAGACCAGAAGATTCCGCTCTTGTTATTAGCTCCAAATCTTGAAGAAGCATCTCTTCTTAATGATGCAGTTGCTAAATATTTACCTTCATAATCATAGTTTACCATACCAGCTAAACTGAAAAGGGTATTTCTGATTTTAGTTCCAGTAAATGTATTTCTGTCTGAAGGAGTTGTGATAGACGGAACGCTAAGTGTTGTGGATTTTAATCCATAAGCACTTGCATTCACTGTTTCAGTGAAGTTATCGTTATATTCAATAAATCCTAAGAAATCAAAATTATGTTTTCCGAATGATTTCTTATAATTTAATGAGTTATTCCATGTATAGTTAAATCCATAGAATGAGTTTTTCGCTAATGAACCTGTAGGAACTTTGTTGGTTGTTAAATCGAGGTTAGATCCCTTTTTCATCCAATTGGTATTCATATACCAATCGTAAAGTCCGTTGAAATTCGTTTTAAATTTCAGTCCGTCTGTGATCTTATATTCTCCAAATAAAGTTACCGGAATTCTTAGTCTCTGATCTTCAGATCTGTTATTACGGATCTGCTCTACAGTGTTTGAACCCGCTCTCATCTTTTGGTTGTAGCTTCCGTCCGGATTGTAAATAGGCTCATAAGGAGCGTATTTATACATTGCAGCGAATGGGTTCTGTGTATTGTTTCTGTCTCTGAAGTTTTCTGTAACCTGATACTGAATACCAAGGTTAACTCCTACATTTAACTTTTCACTTAGTTTATTCGTAAATCCGAAGTTACCTGTATATCTCTTAAGCCCGTCTACATCTTTAAGAATACCGTTATCTGCATCATATCCTAATGAATAGTAGAATGTACTTTCTCTGGATCCTCCCTGTGCGCTAAACAAATAAGACTGAATGCTTGAAGGTCTCAACAGATCTTTTTGCCAGTTGTGATCATAAAATGCAAGAGCATCCATTTCCTTTTGAGTTCTTGGAGCTACACCTAAATAACCTAACTCATTCTGGTAGTTCATTAACTCTCTGGCATTCATCATCGTGAAGTTCTTATCCTTCAGCTTTTCACTGAAACCAAACTTACTTTCAAACGAATAATGAGTTTTTCCAACTTTTCCGGCTTTAGTTGTCACTACAACTACCCCGTTTGCTCCTCTTGCACCATACTGAGCTGTAGCAGCAGCATCTTTAAGAACGGAAATTGATTCTACATCTGCAGGGTTAATCGCACTGAACTGTTTAGCAGTCATGTACATTCCATTTACTACATAAGTAGGTTCAGAAGAACCACCAACACCGGCAACCCCTCTTACCATAATGGTAGCTGTAGAACCTGGCTGCCCTGTAGCACTCTGTACATATACCCCTGATGCTCTACCCTGTAAAGAGTTTCCGATAGATGTTGTAGGAGAGTTTCTTCTGATCGCATCTCCACTTACAACGGCCTGGGCCTGGGTAATTTCATCTGCTTTTTTCTTCTGATATCCAGTAACGATTACCTCATCGATCTTATTCTCCTTCAGAATAGAATCATTCTTAGATTTTTGCGCATAGGCAGCTTGTCCTAAAAAAAACAAAGCTCCAGCACTTAATACATGTAACTTCACATTCATATTAACAGATTTTAATATATTCAAGGGGACAAATATGTTAATAAATATCAATAACATCAATTTATTAAAACCTGAAAACAGCCTACCAGAAAAGGATTTTCCTTACTTAACTCTAAAAAATGATAAAAAAAAATCCAATTGTATTTGAATTTTTAAAGAAAACCGAAGTATTTCAAACATTAACGGAATTTTAACGAAAAACAAAATAAAAATTAATGTACATTAATTTAAAAAATAAAGTGAAAAAAATTAACAATAATAGATCAAACAAGTAAAAAAATAAAACAAGCAACTTGTGGTTTTTAACCAAAATCAGCAAAAAGGCGAATGTTTTTTAGTTAAACAGGTCAGAAAATAACCTGATAAAAATCAGGAAGACCACCTAAAAAGGTGGCCTCCGTAAAAATAAAATTAAAAATCTGTTAATATATGATGCCTAAAATCCAGTTTAAATTAGTATATTTTTGAGAATATTTTCTGACTTTATTTTTGCCATCATGTTATATTTTTTATAATATTACGCTTTCAACTCTAACAGTTTTCTCAAATATCAATCTTAAAAATTATATAGAAAAATATAGAGACAACCTCTTTTATAAGTTTTGGCTATAGTCTATTTTTGAAAACTATAATACCTCGCCCCCATTAAAACAGGGCTTTCTGTTTCAATAGAAATAAGACCAAACCCTTTGTATTCCGGATTTACAGACTTATTTAATTGCTTCCTGTGAAGCTTTTCATAGGTTTCAAAATTAATAGCTTTTCTATGGTTCAGATTTTCGAATAAATTCCATTTTTCTACCACGGTTTTCCAATTAGCAGATACCTTGCCGGCAAACACTTTTGATTTGGAACCACTGCCATATCCAACGAATCCGATTTCTTCTCCGGACAGATCTTCATTATCGTTAAAGGAAGTCTGCAGCCCGGAAAGGAATGCCATAAAAATAGAGGCTGTATACATATTGCCTATCTCTGATGAAGCCCTTTGTGTCTTTTCAATAGCTTTATTAATCAGTTGCAGGTAATTTTCAGATTTCGCAACTGCTTTTTGCTGATCTGGAGTTTCATATGAAATTCCGTTTTCCAGACTATAAATTTCTGTAAAGACTCTCTTCCCATGGAAAGCATATGGCAAATGGAAAACAATATATCTCCAGTCTTCATAAGGCTTTTCTTTTCCTGTAATCTCTTTATAATGCTGATAAGCTTCTCTGATTCTATCCTGATAACACTGATTGGAATACTGCCCATCAAAAACCGGTTCATCTGTAAAGATCTCAATTTTATCAGGATACATTTCAGGAGCCCCGTTCAGATCTTCTTTTTTATATTGCCTTCTCGGTTTAAAGAAATCAAAAACACTTTCTGTAGCTACTCCCCAATTATTTTCGATTTCAAGAAGATCAGGTTTTGCAGAAATCAACAATGCAACAGCTCCACCTCCCTGTGTATATTCTCCAGAGGAAGCCAGTTCATATTTTGCATAATCGCTTGCAATAATTACCGCTTTTTTATCAGGATTGACTCTTACAAAATCTAAGGCGTTATGCAGAGCATCTACTCCACCTACACAAGCAAAAGTCATGTCTAATACATCACAGTTTTTAAAAGCTCTTTCTCCAAATTCTCCTTCCAACACCTTTTCAACCATCTGTATCGCATAGGAAGCGGTTGGCTTTGCTGCATCTACAGCACTTTCTGTACCCATATAAATTCTGGAGATTTCTCTAGGATTGATCTTATAATCCTGAATCAATCTCAATAATGCTTCTGCAGCAAAGGTTGCGGCATCTTCATGCAAATCAGGTAATCCCATTTTATGAAGTCCT
Coding sequences:
- a CDS encoding RagB/SusD family nutrient uptake outer membrane protein; the encoded protein is MKKNIITISLAALTVFVSLTSCERNLDQISSVNEAEEQAMTRPESFRQALDGAYTAFKGTGYYTSDAGNQLIMGDLTTDNLIISDAGRNSNASASNFEFSSDNSQTTGLFSAAYAVVSRANFVLSYLNNGVLTGTQKDNVEAEARAIRAAAHFDILRAYSVIPTQNSTAQHQYGIYYSESFNPLNNNSSRSLSVDESYKKVINDLLFAADKITQNDADKGRFSKAAIYGLLSRVYLYKGEYANTVKYGQLALGLSPSVTTLDNFNRIWKENEGLAKITDGVLFQISNAAPERNTVGVAYNQLIDGQYRSEFVADYAFFNMFSNDDVRKTAYFTTALYNKKMYNHITKYAGNGGPVNIVPIKYLRTAEVLLNVAEASYRSGDEGTALTLLNQLRKERYTSFTPGTEAGKALLDAILKERRLELAFENDRWYTLKRLGLSVQRSGKGDIADGNGSKALVQTLDANSYLWQWPIPINAIQANPNIKQNDGY
- a CDS encoding SusC/RagA family TonB-linked outer membrane protein, with amino-acid sequence MNVKLHVLSAGALFFLGQAAYAQKSKNDSILKENKIDEVIVTGYQKKKADEITQAQAVVSGDAIRRNSPTTSIGNSLQGRASGVYVQSATGQPGSTATIMVRGVAGVGGSSEPTYVVNGMYMTAKQFSAINPADVESISVLKDAAATAQYGARGANGVVVVTTKAGKVGKTHYSFESKFGFSEKLKDKNFTMMNARELMNYQNELGYLGVAPRTQKEMDALAFYDHNWQKDLLRPSSIQSYLFSAQGGSRESTFYYSLGYDADNGILKDVDGLKRYTGNFGFTNKLSEKLNVGVNLGIQYQVTENFRDRNNTQNPFAAMYKYAPYEPIYNPDGSYNQKMRAGSNTVEQIRNNRSEDQRLRIPVTLFGEYKITDGLKFKTNFNGLYDWYMNTNWMKKGSNLDLTTNKVPTGSLAKNSFYGFNYTWNNSLNYKKSFGKHNFDFLGFIEYNDNFTETVNASAYGLKSTTLSVPSITTPSDRNTFTGTKIRNTLFSLAGMVNYDYEGKYLATASLRRDASSRFGANNKSGIFWSASAAWNIAKEDFMKGGFINDLKLRASYGTTGNDGSLSDYYNVANVGFDLYGNNAALFPGTYNNTEKVYIVGNQNLKWESNAVTNAGVDFVMWKRRIRGSVEVYQNKRKDFVQLVPLDKQEGSYYQYINAGDMTQKGLEAELSVDVMRKKDFQWTVRANISFQKSTLDKLAEGQTERNLGYTYLKVGESPYAFYSVRFAGVNPDNGNAQYYDKAGNITEKYSASDAVPLTDKSPFPKSFGGFGTTLQYKGFDFSADFTFKLGGYTYNNMYALAVDPTQAKGGRNMAQAAANMWRKPGDTGVFQRVDSNGMRDSDQWIEKSDYLRLRSLTLGYTFDKTLLGEDAPINKLRLFVQGQNLFTVTSFHGEPEISVGSAESASLFVPGSFNLYTYPAVRTIMVGMQLEF
- a CDS encoding hydroxymethylglutaryl-CoA synthase family protein, with protein sequence MSFGIEAASYYVPSLYLEIKDLAEKRGIEPAKLEKGLGLHKMGLPDLHEDAATFAAEALLRLIQDYKINPREISRIYMGTESAVDAAKPTASYAIQMVEKVLEGEFGERAFKNCDVLDMTFACVGGVDALHNALDFVRVNPDKKAVIIASDYAKYELASSGEYTQGGGAVALLISAKPDLLEIENNWGVATESVFDFFKPRRQYKKEDLNGAPEMYPDKIEIFTDEPVFDGQYSNQCYQDRIREAYQHYKEITGKEKPYEDWRYIVFHLPYAFHGKRVFTEIYSLENGISYETPDQQKAVAKSENYLQLINKAIEKTQRASSEIGNMYTASIFMAFLSGLQTSFNDNEDLSGEEIGFVGYGSGSKSKVFAGKVSANWKTVVEKWNLFENLNHRKAINFETYEKLHRKQLNKSVNPEYKGFGLISIETESPVLMGARYYSFQK